One region of Vallitalea okinawensis genomic DNA includes:
- a CDS encoding MerR family transcriptional regulator — translation MSESKLYTVGEFSKKAGVTIRTLRYYDKIGLLTPTTHNDIGHRLYNNSDFQKLQRIITLKFVGFSLSDIQNVMASPDTSIEETLKMQKKILLEKREHITMVINAINETSNMLKEDQHFEWEKFINIIQVINMEKDWINESGIALKHYNCIRIHDKFSTNLYGWRHWLFDQLGDMNGCNILDVGCGEAGLWVRNFHQLNANTKITLTDISDDMLKNAKDQLGDKASRFTFVLADIQELPFEDESFDKVIADHMIYYVHNYKRALSEIYRVLKPGGKIYVSATGQDHLQELPKLLSEFNEAIRLTGFTLKKFNLENGEKHLSKWFHDIELHKYQDALVITEEEPLLQYILSATGNMREILIGDMLQKFKLYLQNLIAEDEGLHVTKNTGLFIGCK, via the coding sequence GTGTCAGAATCAAAACTTTATACAGTAGGGGAGTTTTCAAAAAAGGCTGGGGTTACCATCAGAACCTTACGGTACTACGATAAGATTGGTCTACTTACTCCCACTACCCACAATGATATCGGTCATCGTTTATATAACAACTCCGACTTTCAGAAACTTCAAAGAATCATCACTTTAAAATTCGTTGGTTTTTCCTTGTCAGATATTCAAAATGTAATGGCTTCTCCTGATACAAGTATTGAAGAAACCTTAAAAATGCAGAAGAAAATCTTACTTGAAAAAAGAGAGCATATTACTATGGTTATTAATGCTATTAATGAAACCAGTAATATGTTAAAGGAGGATCAGCATTTTGAATGGGAAAAATTTATCAATATTATACAGGTTATCAATATGGAAAAAGATTGGATCAATGAATCAGGTATTGCTCTTAAACACTATAACTGCATTCGGATCCATGATAAATTTAGCACGAACCTTTACGGATGGCGTCATTGGTTATTCGACCAGTTAGGAGACATGAATGGGTGCAATATTTTAGATGTCGGCTGTGGAGAAGCAGGGCTCTGGGTTAGAAATTTTCATCAGCTAAATGCAAATACTAAGATAACTCTAACAGATATTTCAGATGATATGTTAAAAAACGCTAAAGATCAATTAGGAGATAAAGCTTCAAGATTTACATTTGTATTAGCAGATATACAAGAACTCCCCTTTGAGGATGAATCCTTTGATAAGGTTATTGCTGATCATATGATTTATTATGTGCATAATTATAAAAGAGCTTTATCTGAAATTTATCGCGTATTAAAGCCTGGAGGCAAGATCTATGTATCAGCTACTGGTCAAGATCATCTCCAAGAACTTCCTAAGTTATTATCAGAATTTAATGAAGCCATACGATTAACAGGTTTTACACTGAAGAAATTCAATCTAGAAAATGGTGAGAAACATTTGAGTAAGTGGTTTCATGATATTGAATTACACAAGTACCAAGACGCCTTAGTCATTACAGAGGAAGAACCTTTACTACAATACATTTTATCCGCCACAGGTAATATGAGAGAGATATTAATTGGCGATATGCTTCAAAAATTTAAGTTATATCTACAGAACCTGATAGCAGAAGATGAAGGTTTACATGTAACAAAAAACACTGGATTATTCATTGGATGTAAGTGA
- a CDS encoding bifunctional transcriptional activator/DNA repair enzyme AdaA produces the protein MSKINLSFDEMWDIVMACDGNYDGLFYTAVKTTKIYCRPSCRSRKPKKVNVEFCYAIHEAEKAGYRACKRCQPEVEHSPHAALVRDVIAFLVNNYKEKLELKDIANHVGVSSYYLARLFKQETSETPRAYLEKIRIDKATHLLESSDLKNLEICYEVGFQSTSNFYKVFKRLKHCSPTEYRKQKVKELQQ, from the coding sequence GTGTCTAAGATCAATTTGTCTTTCGATGAAATGTGGGATATTGTTATGGCATGTGATGGAAATTATGATGGGTTATTTTATACTGCAGTTAAAACAACAAAAATCTATTGCCGTCCCTCCTGCCGATCAAGAAAACCTAAAAAAGTTAATGTTGAATTTTGCTACGCTATTCACGAAGCTGAGAAAGCTGGTTATCGAGCTTGCAAACGATGTCAGCCAGAAGTGGAACACTCTCCACATGCCGCTCTTGTTAGGGATGTTATTGCATTCTTAGTCAACAACTATAAAGAAAAGCTGGAGCTCAAGGACATTGCAAACCATGTGGGTGTTAGTTCTTATTACCTTGCACGGCTATTTAAACAAGAAACTTCTGAAACACCACGGGCATATTTAGAAAAAATCCGTATTGATAAAGCAACCCATCTTCTAGAAAGCTCAGATCTTAAGAATCTAGAAATTTGCTATGAAGTCGGATTCCAAAGCACATCAAATTTTTATAAAGTATTTAAACGGCTTAAACATTGTTCCCCAACTGAATATAGAAAACAAAAAGTTAAGGAGCTACAGCAATGA
- a CDS encoding DNA-3-methyladenine glycosylase 2: MNWIDHQTTIEICPPKEFNFQECLVFLGRSDQEILHQIRDGYVYKLIKIKHLLILIKVGCSAQNLLIEFPITPPTMDIREEVASYIWEWFDLDQDISPFYKMAKQDRVLEQLVHSYYGLRIICIPDLFEALTWAIMGQQINLTFAYTLKKRFVECFGESITFAGDTFWLFPIYETIADLDVDTLKKLQFTTRKAEYIIGVARAMTNGGLRKEALLHQQDYHSIQKALMQIRGIGAWSADYVMMKCLHHPSSFPITDVGLHNALKLQLGLQCKPTIDEIRQLASDWQGWEAYAIFYLWRSLYE, translated from the coding sequence ATGAATTGGATTGATCATCAGACAACCATTGAAATTTGTCCTCCTAAGGAATTTAATTTTCAAGAATGTTTAGTGTTTTTAGGCAGGTCAGATCAAGAAATACTACATCAAATTAGAGATGGTTATGTATATAAATTAATAAAAATAAAGCATCTATTGATTCTCATAAAGGTAGGATGTTCTGCACAAAACCTTCTCATTGAGTTCCCCATAACTCCTCCAACTATGGACATTAGAGAAGAAGTAGCTAGCTATATTTGGGAATGGTTTGATTTAGATCAAGACATCAGTCCTTTCTACAAAATGGCTAAACAAGATAGGGTATTAGAGCAATTAGTCCACAGTTATTATGGTTTAAGAATAATTTGTATCCCAGATTTATTTGAAGCATTGACATGGGCTATCATGGGACAGCAAATCAATTTAACTTTTGCCTATACTCTTAAGAAACGATTTGTAGAATGCTTTGGAGAAAGTATTACATTTGCAGGAGATACCTTCTGGTTATTCCCAATATATGAAACAATCGCTGATTTAGATGTAGATACACTTAAGAAACTTCAATTTACAACCCGTAAAGCAGAATATATTATTGGCGTTGCAAGAGCTATGACAAATGGAGGTCTAAGGAAAGAAGCTTTGCTACACCAACAAGATTATCATTCTATACAAAAAGCTTTAATGCAGATTCGAGGAATAGGTGCGTGGTCAGCAGATTATGTAATGATGAAATGCTTACATCACCCTTCTTCTTTCCCCATAACTGATGTTGGACTCCACAACGCATTAAAACTTCAATTAGGACTTCAGTGTAAGCCTACAATTGATGAAATTAGACAGTTAGCTAGCGATTGGCAGGGCTGGGAAGCCTACGCTATCTTTTATTTATGGAGGTCTTTATATGAATAA
- a CDS encoding methylated-DNA--[protein]-cysteine S-methyltransferase: protein MNKLYTLDYKSPIGLIEIIGTDEAITSILFSDDRDNVENMLGEKTPQVMRDCYMEIDAYFKGELEDFSFPYQTSGTEFQKTVWTALTEVPYADTKSYKDIAVSIGNEKAIRAVGSANGKNKLSIVIPCHRIIGSNGKLTGYAGGLWRKEWLLQHEKSVQSKNLI from the coding sequence ATGAATAAACTATACACGTTAGATTACAAATCACCTATTGGTCTTATAGAAATAATAGGTACCGATGAAGCAATTACTTCTATTCTATTTTCAGATGACCGTGACAATGTTGAAAATATGCTTGGAGAGAAAACTCCACAAGTAATGAGAGATTGTTACATGGAAATTGATGCATACTTTAAGGGTGAACTAGAGGATTTTTCATTTCCCTATCAAACCAGCGGTACAGAGTTTCAAAAAACTGTCTGGACTGCTTTAACAGAAGTTCCCTATGCTGATACTAAATCTTATAAAGACATCGCTGTCTCCATTGGTAATGAAAAAGCCATCAGAGCAGTTGGTAGCGCAAATGGGAAAAACAAACTTAGCATTGTGATCCCTTGTCACCGTATTATTGGTTCTAATGGGAAGTTAACAGGTTATGCAGGTGGTCTATGGAGAAAAGAATGGCTGCTACAACACGAAAAGTCTGTACAAAGTAAAAACTTAATCTGA